The Colias croceus chromosome 23, ilColCroc2.1 genome window below encodes:
- the LOC123702089 gene encoding histone H2B has product MPPKTSGKAAKKSGKAQKNISKSDKKKKKHKRKESYAIYIYKVLKQVHPDTGISSKAMSIMNSFVNDIFERIAAEASRLAHYNKRSTITSREVQTSVRLLLPGELAKHAVSEGTKAVTKYTSSK; this is encoded by the coding sequence ATGCCGCCAAAAACGAGTGGAAAGGCCGCCAAGAAGTCCGGCAAAGCGCAGAAGAACATCTCGAAGTCTGacaagaaaaagaagaagCACAAGAGGAAGGAGAGCTACGCCATTTACATTTACAAGGTGCTCAAGCAGGTCCACCCCGACACCGGTATCTCCTCGAAGGCCATGTCCATCATGAACTCGTTCGTGAACGACATTTTCGAGCGCATCGCCGCGGAGGCGTCCCGGCTCGCTCACTACAACAAGCGGTCGACCATCACGTCGCGAGAGGTGCAAACCTCCGTGCGGCTGCTGCTGCCCGGCGAGCTCGCCAAGCACGCGGTCAGCGAGGGCACCAAGGCGGTCACCAAGTACACGAGCTCCAAGTGA
- the LOC123702072 gene encoding histone H3, protein MARTKQTARKSTGGKAPRKQLATKAARKSAPATGGVKKPHRYRPGTVALREIRRYQKSTELLIRKLPFQRLVREIAQDFKTDLRFQSSAVMALQEASEAYLVGLFEDTNLCAIHAKRVTIMPKDIQLARRIRGERA, encoded by the coding sequence ATGGCTCGCACAAAGCAGACCGCTCGCAAGTCCACCGGTGGAAAGGCGCCGAGGAAGCAGCTCGCCACCAAAGCGGCCCGCAAGAGTGCGCCCGCAACCGGTGGCGTGAAGAAGCCCCATCGCTACAGGCCCGGCACGGTTGCTCTGCGTGAGATTCGTCGCTACCAGAAGAGCACTGAGCTACTGATCCGCAAGTTGCCGTTCCAACGTCTCGTCCGTGAGATAGCGCAGGACTTCAAGACTGACCTCCGCTTCCAGAGCTCGGCCGTCATGGCCCTGCAGGAGGCGAGCGAAGCGTACCTCGTAGGTCTATTTGAAGACACCAATCTGTGCGCTATACACGCTAAGAGAGTGACCATTATGCCAAAGGACATTCAATTGGCCCGCCGTATCCGTGGTGAACGCGCCTAA
- the LOC123702528 gene encoding uncharacterized protein LOC123702528 — translation MNTRSRSGRGATPSVSETTATATGTSSTNTSEETSGTTETSETCTTATRTTRTEEKSSSTPPTPSTMPADKLQPAPSPVVGYTNAAFAAPADNADAPTTAAFAAPISNVNLNTNAALAAPSNVAVGSPARRSKTLRQASEVRSRRSVASRKRLLAELEAKERLAELKLEEAKAAAELEKARLERIRAEEESTTEKEEEDYEPERRVESWLKQHSSQPLPPAANPTRELSPPRYIAKNTDNKEDRGWGARQEQDDGQREPKKDPPTRSPEVAAIVTAFNEVARSQRKVIRYGGELPTFTGSSNEWLSFKASYEETEEGFTDGENVARLRKALKGAALEAVTALLISHTGPEKIIEALQRRFGRPDALVLGEMEKIKSLPRVSDNPRDVCIFANKIANIVATVEILGKPEYLHSPEMLRQVLEKLTPIMKNKWYDFAADERDKTPLLKKLAELLNKEADKCSSYAPLDTETERITRKRTERAYAASNASERETRCPVCEREHKLIECRQFTNSDVNTRWEIAKKHRVCFRCLRSKHQRATCRARPCGLNGCTMKHHKMLHHTKTAEKKNEETTQPQAETKNDEKVLMSAININSATSEQPTRRRAYLKIAPITITGPKGKCDTYALLDEGSTVTIIETALAEQLGLDGPRESITIQGVNGHENEHEYSKRVKARVRGRHEEKDYVLDNARTVHQLHAFTQSIRESDIARCNHLHDLQDDLLYENATPKLLIGQDNWELIITRKLRHGKRSQPVASKTLLGWVLHGCRSSNKHPVLFCSHLSEAEKSPDTLENMMKKYFELESIGIEPKRQRSDPEQQALNILEKKSQRLPSGRYETGLLWRDESADTPNNYGDTLKRLKTLEKKLDKDGELKRQYEERIENLLSSGYAEKAQTPPTGGRVWYLPHFPVINPDKAKIRLVHDAAAKSHGRSLNDMLLPGPDLLQSLPAVIMKFRQHPIAVSADIKEMFMQIKIIEEDRDALRFLWRGDRRDDGPPDEYRMTSLIFGASSSPCTALYIKNRNAQEHANESPAAARAIQENHYMDDYIHSYATEDEAKEITAHVDRIHRYAGFELRGWASNKENAIRNFTNTGATTVEIGGSETERTLGLLWHVKQDYIGFRVNTKRVPQEIIENKRTPTKREALSLIMSVFDPLGLIAPILTPAKRIMQDTWKYNTGWDDPIPDALQHRWENWVANIQHLDALRIPRCYDYEPAAEREVHTFVDASEEAYAAVVYIRATRADGSIHIAIAAAKSRVTPTKPVSIPRLELQAALLGARLTRTVEEGHDFVFKRKVYWSDSRTALAWIRGEPRTYKTFVAHRLAEIEDLTKKDEWRWVPTAHNTADDATRNTPADFDPQHRWFTGPDFLRYEECDWPVEKKENITDTGEEKEKCGALNSSDPAPAFIDLERFSTWTRLVRTTARVLQFIELCRRPKQLVNATRRKRTRKNEEKDATWKRNTKKNKEKIVSRPNNEERKYIILSARHLRAAENVLVKLAQQATYGKEIAILQRGDPLTEKCQGPLAGLSVALNEEGILKLRGRVNEASAIEAEAANPTVLDGKHKYTQLYIQHVHEKLHHGGVEIVVNELRQRLWITRIRPATKEVLKSCPRCRLLRAKPARPSTGDLPAARLAHHARPFTFTGLDYFGPQEVTVGRHREKRYVALFTCLTSRAVHLEVVASLSTDSAINALRRFIARRGCPAEIWSDNATCFRAANRELTDAWAALEEEAAARRISWRFLPPAAPFMAGAWERMVRTVKEALRHTLHEQHPSDETLVTLLAEVEATVNSRPLTHVAVTPDVPPAITPNMILLGSNCYVPPPCTIEEDQTTARTHWKRAQQLADTFWRRWVREYLPVLQQRREPHASGAAPKIGDLVIVCDSNHPRNTWPRGRVIATYPGKDGEVRVVDVETSGGRILRRPTKKIVVLPVRIAECDGGRNVHDET, via the coding sequence ATGAACACGAGAAGCCGGAGCGGAAGAGGAGCCACGCCATCGGTATCCGAGACGACCGCCACCGCCACAGGAACGTCATCAACGAACACATCGGAAGAAACGAGCGGCACGACGGAGACATCGGAGACCTGCACGACCGCGACGAGAACGACGAGGACAGAAGAAAAGAGCAGCTCGACGCCACCTACGCCGAGCACCATGCCCGCCGACAAGTTGCAGCCAGCGCCGTCACCCGTCGTAGGATACACAAACGCCGCTTTCGCGGCGCCAGCCGACAACGCCGACGCGCCGACGACCGCCGCTTTCGCGGCGCCAATAAGCAACGTCAACTTAAATACAAACGCCGCTCTCGCGGCGCCATCGAACGTCGCCGTCGGGTCGCCAGCACGCCGCTCGAAGACGCTCCGCCAGGCATCAGAGGTGCGGTCGCGGCGCTCCGTAGCCTCCCGCAAGAGACTCCTCGCGGAGTTGGAGGCGAAGGAACGCCTAGCCGAACTAAAGCTGGAAGAAGCGAAGGCCGCAGCAGAACTAGAAAAGGCGCGGTTAGAAAGAATCCGCGCTGAAGAAGAATCAACAACGGAAAAGGAAGAAGAGGACTACGAACCGGAACGACGGGTCGAGTCGTGGTTGAAACAGCATTCAAGCCAGCCACTGCCACCCGCCGCCAACCCGACTCGCGAGCTCTCACCGCCACGCTACATAGCGAAGAACACCGACAACAAGGAAGACCGAGGATGGGGGGCCCGCCAGGAACAGGACGACGGGCAACGGGAACCGAAGAAAGACCCGCCCACGCGGTCACCAGAAGTTGCGGCAATTGTAACCGCCTTCAACGAAGTCGCAAGAAGCCAAAGGAAAGTAATAAGATACGGCGGTGAACTACCGACGTTCACCGGCTCCAGCAACGAGTGGCTATCGTTCAAGGCATCGTATGAAGAAACTGAAGAGGGATTCACCGACGGGGAAAACGTCGCACGATTGAGGAAGGCGCTGAAAGGAGCAGCCCTAGAAGCCGTCACCGCCCTACTCATATCACACACCGGACCCGAGAAGATCATCGAAGCCCTGCAGAGAAGGTTCGGCCGCCCAGACGCGCTCGTTTTGGGTGAAatggaaaaaattaaatcgctacCACGAGTGTCGGACAACCCCCGGGATGTTTGCATATTCGCAAACAAAATAGCGAATATCGTCGCCACCGTCGAAATACTAGGAAAACCAGAATACCTGCACAGCCCGGAAATGCTGCGGCAGGTGCTCGAGAAGCTCACACCGATCATGAAGAATAAGTGGTACGACTTCGCCGCCGACGAACGAGACAAGACACCGCTACTGAAAAAGCTCGCAGAGCTCCTGAATAAAGAAGCAGACAAGTGCTCCAGTTACGCTCCGTTAGACACAGAGACGGAGAGGATAACAAGGAAAAGGACGGAGCGCGCCTACGCAGCAAGCAACGCGAGCGAGCGAGAAACAAGATGCCCGGTGTGCGAGCGAGAACACAAGCTTATCGAGTGCCGACAATTTACGAACAGCGACGTAAATACACGATGGGAAATAGCGAAGAAACATCGAGTGTGCTTCCGCTGTCTGCGAAGCAAACATCAACGAGCAACATGCCGCGCTCGTCCATGCGGCCTCAACGGGTGCACCATGAAGCACCACAAGATGCTCCATCATACAAAGACAGCGGAAAAGAAAAATGAAGAAACGACTCAACCGCAAGCCGAAACGAAGAACGACGAAAAAGTCCTCATGTCGGCGATAAACATCAACAGCGCTACGTCGGAGCAACCTACGCGCCGCCGCGCGTATCTGAAGATCGCCCCCATCACCATCACGGGGCCGAAAGGAAAATGCGACACGTACGCGCTGCTCGACGAGGGAAGCACGGTGACCATCATAGAAACGGCGCTTGCAGAACAGCTGGGTCTCGACGGGCCACGCGAGTCCATCACAATTCAAGGTGTGAATGGACACGAGAACGAGCACGAGTACAGCAAGAGAGTGAAGGCACGAGTACGAGGACGGCATGAAGAAAAAGATTACGTATTAGACAACGCCCGCACCGTGCACCAACTCCACGCGTTCACGCAGTCCATCCGCGAAAGTGACATCGCCCGCTGCAACCATCTGCACGACCTGCAAGACGACCTGCTGTACGAGAATGCAACACCGAAGCTGCTGATCGGACAAGACAACTGGGAGCTCATTATAACACGTAAACTACGGCACGGCAAGAGGAGTCAGCCCGTCGCATCGAAGACACTGTTAGGATGGGTACTGCACGGCTGCCGTTCATCGAACAAGCACCCAGTTTTGTTCTGTTCTCATCTCTCGGAAGCGGAGAAGTCACCCGACACACTCGAAAATATGATGAAGAAATACTTCGAATTAGAATCCATCGGCATCGAACCTAAGCGACAGCGCAGCGACCCGGAGCAGCAGGCACTCAACATACTGGAAAAGAAAAGTCAACGCCTGCCGTCCGGCCGATATGAAACCGGACTCCTATGGAGAGACGAGTCCGCAGATACACCGAACAACTACGGCGACACACTGAAAAGACTGAAGACATTGGAAAAGAAATTGGACAAAGACGGAGAGCTGAAGAGACAATATGAGGAAAGAATCGAAAATCTACTCTCGTCCGGCTATGCAGAGAAGGCGCAGACTCCGCCCACCGGCGGGAGAGTGTGGTACCTCCCACACTTTCCAGTGATCAACCCGGACAAAGCGAAGATTCGTCTGGTGCACGACGCGGCCGCTAAGTCACACGGCCGCTCTCTCAACGACATGCTGCTGCCCGGGCCCGACCTACTGCAATCTCTGCCCGCCGTCATCATGAAGTTCCGTCAACATCCAATCGCCGTGTCCGCCGACATCAAGGAAATGTTCATGcagataaaaattatagaagaAGACCGCGACGCGCTGCGCTTCCTCTGGCGTGGCGACCGACGCGACGACGGGCCGCCCGATGAATATCGTATGACATCGCTCATCTTCGGCGCCTCTTCATCACCGTGCACCGCGCTCTACATCAAGAATAGAAACGCGCAAGAACACGCGAACGAGAGTCCGGCAGCCGCACGCGCGATTCAAGAGAACCATTATATGGACGACTATATACATAGCTACGCGACCGAAGATGAAGCAAAGGAGATAACGGCGCACGTCGATCGCATACATCGATACGCCGGCTTCGAGCTACGTGGGTGGGCGTCGAACAAAGAAAACGCGATAAGAAACTTTACGAACACCGGGGCGACCACCGTCGAGATCGGCGGGAGCGAGACAGAGCGAACATTAGGGCTACTTTGGCATGTGAAGCAGGACTACATAGGCTTTCGTGTCAACACGAAACGTGTACCACAAGAAATAATCGAAAATAAGCGAACACCTACGAAGAGAGAAGCCCTCAGTCTCATCATGTCGGTCTTCGACCCACTCGGCCTCATCGCGCCCATCCTCACACCGGCGAAAAGGATAATGCAGGATACGTGGAAGTACAACACCGGCTGGGACGACCCCATTCCCGACGCGCTACAACACCGCTGGGAAAACTGGGTGGCAAATATACAGCATCTCGACGCGCTCCGCATCCCGCGCTGCTATGACTACGAACCCGCTGCTGAGAGAGAGGTACACACGTTTGTGGACGCCAGCGAAGAGGCATACGCAGCAGTCGTGTATATCAGAGCGACGCGCGCCGACGGATCAATACACATCGCGATCGCCGCCGCGAAAAGCAGAGTCACGCCCACGAAACCGGTATCGATTCCACGTCTGGAGCTGCAAGCCGCCCTGCTCGGAGCACGCCTCACACGAACAGTCGAGGAAGGCCACGACTTTGTCTTCAAGAGAAAAGTGTATTGGAGCGACTCGAGAACAGCACTCGCATGGATACGCGGCGAGCCCCGCACATACAAGACGTTTGTAGCGCACAGACTAGCCGAAATAGAAGATCTCACGAAGAAGGATGAATGGCGCTGGGTTCCCACGGCGCACAATACGGCGGACGACGCTACACGCAACACCCCCGCTGACTTCGACCCGCAACACCGTTGGTTCACCGGTCCAGACTTCCTCCGCTATGAAGAATGCGACTGGCCGGTTGAGAAGAAGGAAAACATCACCGACACGGgcgaagaaaaagaaaaatgcgGCGCGTTGAACTCGTCGGACCCCGCCCCCGCGTTCATCGACCTCGAACGCTTCTCAACATGGACTCGGCTAGTGCGCACAACGGCCCGCGTACTGCAATTCATCGAACTCTGTCGTCGCCCCAAACAACTCGTCAACGCAACACGTCGAAAACGTACAAGAAAAAACGAAGAAAAGGACGCGACGTGGAAAAGAAATACGAAAAAGAACAAAGAGAAAATCGTCTCGCGTCCGAACAAcgaagaaagaaaatatataatactgaGCGCGCGCCACCTACGCGCCGCGGAAAACGTGCTTGTGAAATTAGCACAACAAGCAACGTACGGAAAAGAGATAGCGATACTACAGCGAGGAGACCCGCTCACTGAAAAATGTCAAGGTCCACTAGCGGGATTAAGTGTCGCATTGAACGAAGAAGGAATACTGAAACTACGAGGAAGGGTGAATGAAGCCAGCGCGATCGAGGCAGAGGCCGCAAACCCGACAGTGCTCGACGGAAAACACAAGTATACGCAGCTCTACATACAGCATGTACACGAAAAGTTACATCACGGCGGCGTCGAAATTGTAGTAAATGAACTAAGGCAAAGACTGTGGATAACAAGAATACGACCCGCGACAAAGGAGGTGCTAAAGAGCTGCCCGCGCTGCCGCCTGCTGCGCGCCAAACCCGCGCGCCCATCCACCGGCGACCTGCCTGCCGCACGCCTCGCGCATCACGCGCGCCCATTTACATTCACCGGACTCGACTACTTCGGCCCGCAAGAAGTAACCGTCGGCCGCCATCGAGAGAAGCGCTACGTGGCCCTCTTCACGTGCTTAACATCGCGCGCAGTACATCTAGAAGTCGTCGCCTCGCTCAGCACCGACTCAGCGATCAACGCGCTGCGCCGCTTCATAGCGCGGCGCGGCTGCCCGGCCGAAATATGGAGTGACAACGCGACGTGCTTCCGCGCGGCCAACCGAGAGCTCACGGACGCGTGGGCCGCACTTGAAGAAGAAGCAGCAGCCCGCCGCATCAGCTGGCGCTTCCTTCCGCCGGCCGCCCCATTCATGGCCGGCGCGTGGGAGCGCATGGTACGCACCGTGAAAGAAGCCCTACGCCACACGCTTCACGAGCAGCACCCCAGTGACGAGACGCTCGTCACACTCCTCGCCGAAGTAGAAGCCACCGTAAACTCACGCCCACTCACTCATGTGGCCGTGACCCCCGACGTGCCGCCCGCCATCACACCGAATATGATCCTGCTGGGCTCCAACTGTTACGTGCCGCCACCCTGCACCATCGAAGAAGACCAAACAACAGCGCGCACACACTGGAAGCGCGCGCAACAGCTCGCCGACACCTTCTGGCGACGCTGGGTGCGAGAGTACCTGCCCGTACTCCAACAGCGGCGGGAGCCCCACGCAAGCGGCGCGGCCCCCAAGATCGGCGACCTGGTCATCGTGTGCGACTCCAATCATCCGAGGAACACGTGGCCCCGAGGACGAGTCATCGCCACGTATCCCGGCAAGGACGGCGAGGTACGAGTGGTCGACGTGGAGACCAGCGGCGGCAGAATCCTCCGGCGGCCCACCAAGAAGATCGTCGTGCTACCAGTTCGAATCGCAGAGTGCGACGGCGGGAGAAATGTGCACGACGAAACGTAA
- the LOC123702091 gene encoding histone H4 codes for MTGRGKGGKGLGKGGAKRHRKVLRDNIQGITKPAIRRLARRGGVKRISGLIYEETRGVLKVFLENVIRDAVTYTEHAKRKTVTAMDVVYALKRQGRTLYGFGG; via the coding sequence ATGACAGGCCGCGGTAAAGGAGGCAAGGGGCTCGGAAAAGGTGGCGCTAAGCGGCACAGGAAGGTGCTCCGTGACAACATCCAGGGTATCACGAAGCCCGCGATCCGTCGTCTCGCTCGCAGGGGTGGCGTCAAGCGTATATCCGGTTTGATATACGAAGAGACGCGCGGCGTTCTCAAGGTATTCCTCGAGAACGTGATCCGCGACGCCGTCACTTACACCGAGCACGCAAAGAGGAAGACCGTCACCGCAATGGACGTCGTGTACGCGCTGAAACGTCAGGGACGTACCCTCTACGGATTCGGCGgttaa
- the LOC123702070 gene encoding late histone H1-like, which yields MADTAVETETPAPASTPAKKAPKAAAAAAAASGGAKKAAKARLAHPKTSEMVNTAISDLKERSGSSLQAIKKYISATYKVDADKLAPFIRRYLKGAVESGTLVQTKGKGASGSFKLESKSSAAKKKTAPSSGAAGKGSGAAAAVKVRKSGGGGKAQAAAKKTAVNAGSRSKKAAAAAAAAAAADSSSSPSKSKASAVKDKKVAAGRKKPAAAAKKAPAAGKAAAKPAAAASAAAPKAKRSAKPPTKKPKAPKPKKAATPKSKAATAKKASAASKK from the coding sequence atggCAGACACCGCAGTCGAAACTGAAACTCCGGCGCCAGCGTCGACGCCCGCGAAGAAAGCGCCCAaagcagcagcagcagcagcagcggCGTCGGGAGGAGCCAAGAAAGCGGCCAAAGCGAGATTGGCGCACCCGAAGACGTCGGAAATGGTGAACACTGCGATCAGCGATCTCAAAGAGCGTAGCGGCTCTTCCCTGCAGGCGATCAAGAAGTACATATCGGCCACGTACAAGGTGGACGCGGATAAACTGGCGCCGTTCATTAGGAGATATCTCAAGGGCGCCGTCGAATCCGGCACGCTCGTTCAGACGAAGGGCAAGGGCGCATCTGGCTCGTTCAAACTGGAGTCAAAGTCCTCCGCGGCCAAGAAGAAGACCGCTCCGTCGAGCGGAGCCGCCGGCAAGGGCTCCGGAGCGGCGGCGGCCGTCAAGGTGCGCAAATCTGGCGGCGGTGGCAAGGCGCAAGCGGCCGCCAAAAAGACGGCCGTCAACGCAGGCAGCAGGTCCAAGAAGGCGGCGGCAGCCGCCGCCGCAGCAGCGGCCGCAGACTCTTCGTCCTCGCCGTCCAAGTCGAAAGCGTCAGCGGTGAAAGACAAGAAAGTAGCTGCAGGCAGAAAGAAGCCCGCCGCGGCCGCCAAGAAGGCGCCGGCTGCGGGCAAAGCGGCCGCAAAGCCCGCCGCAGCAGCGTCGGCCGCCGCGCCGAAGGCTAAGAGGAGCGCCAAACCGCCCACGAAGAAGCCGAAGGCACCGAAACCGAAGAAAGCGGCAACGCCAAAATCCAAAGCGGCCACCGCCAAGAAAGCCTCGGCCGCGTCCAAGAAGTGA